In Limisalsivibrio acetivorans, one genomic interval encodes:
- a CDS encoding GTP-binding protein, translating to MRFITVSGPPSSGKTSIILKTIDALQDRGIKTGVVKFDCLATDDDLLYEKKGIPVRKGLSGALCPDHFFVSNVEECVQWGIKQGVDLLVSESAGLCNRCSPHIKEITAVCVIDNLSGVNTPKKIGPMLKSADIVLITKGDIVSQAEREVFASRVKTVNPSATIMHVNGITGQGSFELSTLFTGGEDIETLKGKMLRFSMPSALCSYCLGERRIGDSYQMGNVRKMDMEK from the coding sequence ATGAGATTTATAACCGTATCAGGCCCCCCTTCCTCGGGCAAGACATCGATTATCCTGAAGACCATCGATGCACTGCAGGACAGGGGGATAAAGACAGGCGTTGTTAAGTTCGACTGCCTCGCCACCGATGATGACCTGCTTTATGAAAAGAAGGGGATCCCTGTACGCAAGGGGCTCTCCGGCGCACTCTGCCCCGACCATTTCTTCGTAAGCAACGTTGAAGAATGCGTCCAGTGGGGGATAAAGCAGGGGGTAGACCTCCTTGTAAGCGAGAGTGCAGGGCTATGCAACCGATGCTCCCCCCATATCAAGGAGATCACAGCCGTTTGCGTTATCGACAACCTAAGCGGGGTAAATACCCCCAAGAAGATCGGGCCGATGCTGAAATCCGCAGATATCGTCTTAATAACCAAGGGGGACATAGTTTCCCAGGCTGAGCGTGAAGTTTTCGCTTCAAGGGTTAAAACAGTTAACCCCTCCGCTACCATAATGCATGTCAACGGAATCACCGGGCAGGGCTCCTTCGAGCTCTCCACCCTCTTCACAGGGGGGGAGGACATCGAAACCCTCAAGGGTAAGATGCTACGGTTCTCTATGCCCTCTGCACTCTGCTCATACTGCCTCGGTGAGCGCAGAATCGGCGACAGCTACCAGATGGGCAACGTAAGAAAGATGGATATGGAGAAATAG
- a CDS encoding universal stress protein yields the protein MFKPKNIIVPTDFSECSVNALRQAKEFVEQFDSEITLLYVKSKEASELPLYFLDDDKVDEINKHMDEHIEHELVRIAKEVFGENGYKPKLEVAHGVSYEEIIKYADKTKADLIVISSKGKSAIEGFFYGSTTEKVVRKAHCSVFIVRKVLD from the coding sequence ATGTTTAAGCCCAAGAATATTATAGTACCTACAGATTTTTCCGAATGCTCCGTCAATGCCCTCCGTCAGGCGAAGGAGTTTGTTGAGCAGTTCGATTCGGAGATTACCCTGCTTTATGTAAAGTCCAAAGAAGCTAGCGAGCTCCCCCTCTACTTTCTTGATGACGACAAGGTGGATGAGATCAACAAGCATATGGACGAGCATATAGAGCACGAGCTTGTACGAATAGCAAAAGAGGTTTTCGGTGAGAATGGCTACAAACCGAAGCTTGAAGTCGCCCACGGGGTATCTTACGAGGAGATTATCAAGTATGCGGACAAAACTAAGGCTGATCTCATCGTTATATCGTCCAAGGGTAAAAGCGCCATCGAAGGCTTCTTTTACGGCAGCACTACGGAAAAAGTTGTCAGAAAGGCTCATTGTTCAGTTTTTATAGTGCGAAAAGTGCTCGACTAA
- a CDS encoding metallophosphoesterase yields the protein MDRSEVQAMLAVIGDVHGCIRTLDSLVNDIEKRHGADEYIFLGDLMDRGPGDKETVDFVMEMQRYRRVSVTRGNHEDMLLDWLNGGWMYPPGQYMANGGKTTISSFTGGKFDMDLAMGKDVRESVRPYFEPYMDFLEGCIISTGYEFPRRNYHFSHAGIGDGNGYNHRVEEYSNIDHFAFIWSRNTDSRKTPYFGYTLVHGHTPVLKLGTGVDPFTPYTNINDCGEICSINLDTGCVYGYSLSAALIDDEGDYEFMSVRNRE from the coding sequence ATGGACCGGAGCGAGGTTCAGGCTATGCTCGCAGTAATCGGCGATGTCCACGGCTGCATCCGTACACTGGATTCCCTCGTAAACGATATTGAGAAGCGTCATGGTGCTGATGAGTACATATTCCTTGGTGATCTCATGGACAGAGGGCCCGGCGATAAAGAAACTGTCGACTTCGTCATGGAGATGCAGAGGTACAGAAGGGTGAGCGTAACTAGAGGTAACCATGAGGATATGCTTCTTGACTGGCTTAACGGTGGCTGGATGTATCCGCCGGGACAGTATATGGCAAACGGCGGCAAAACGACTATCTCCTCCTTCACAGGGGGAAAGTTCGACATGGATCTTGCCATGGGGAAGGATGTGCGGGAGTCCGTACGTCCCTATTTCGAGCCCTATATGGACTTCCTCGAAGGGTGCATAATAAGCACGGGGTATGAGTTTCCCAGGCGGAACTACCATTTCAGCCATGCTGGCATCGGTGACGGAAACGGTTATAACCACCGGGTGGAGGAGTATTCAAACATCGATCATTTTGCCTTCATATGGTCAAGGAACACGGACAGCCGTAAAACCCCATATTTCGGCTATACCCTCGTGCACGGCCACACGCCCGTACTCAAACTGGGCACAGGGGTTGACCCATTCACCCCGTACACAAACATTAACGATTGCGGAGAAATATGCTCCATAAACCTTGATACAGGGTGTGTTTACGGCTATTCTCTTTCGGCTGCCCTCATAGATGATGAGGGTGATTATGAATTCATGAGTGTGAGAAACAGGGAATGA
- a CDS encoding ABC transporter substrate-binding protein: MNFRTKTVKEIIDIFPETREVFVSNGFPQFTEDAKLESFGKFLKLETALKTKGYDIDTFENLLLERIEEIRNVADVTLKEARTGGSYNLSGLLPCPVRIPVLEKLDAFLEESDVKVDYKLEAASVGADWMAEDIRKADSADELSDVYLSAGFELFFGRRFRNLVKDDYRNLTDKPMNSDFDGLGLEDPEGVFSMVSVVPAVFMLNLEEQNGLPEPKRWSDLLKPEYEGKVSLPVGDFDLFNAILLNIYKEHGEEGVHALGRSMVSSMHPAEMVKNAGRKTEEKPFITIMPYFFTKMLMGVKSKKVVFPEDGAIVSPIFMLTRDKEDLKPLADAVFSKEIGEILSHRGLFPSLSEEVDNRLPEDARFKWIGWDYILENDTDAVIDRAMEAFNRTVGAA, from the coding sequence ATGAACTTCAGAACAAAAACAGTTAAAGAAATAATAGATATCTTCCCAGAAACCAGAGAGGTTTTCGTGTCAAACGGGTTCCCTCAGTTTACAGAGGATGCAAAGCTTGAGAGTTTTGGTAAGTTCCTCAAACTCGAGACAGCCCTCAAAACCAAGGGCTACGATATCGATACCTTTGAGAACCTTCTTCTCGAAAGGATTGAGGAGATCAGAAACGTCGCAGACGTTACCCTTAAAGAGGCTCGTACAGGGGGAAGCTACAACCTGAGCGGTCTTCTCCCCTGCCCTGTCCGCATTCCTGTACTTGAGAAGCTGGACGCCTTCCTTGAGGAATCGGATGTGAAGGTGGACTACAAGCTTGAGGCGGCCTCCGTTGGTGCGGACTGGATGGCAGAGGATATAAGAAAAGCCGACTCGGCTGATGAGCTGAGCGATGTTTACCTCTCCGCCGGATTCGAGCTATTCTTCGGCAGAAGGTTCCGCAACCTCGTCAAGGATGACTATAGAAACCTTACAGATAAGCCGATGAACTCTGATTTTGATGGGCTCGGGCTGGAGGATCCCGAGGGTGTATTCTCCATGGTCTCCGTGGTTCCCGCAGTTTTCATGCTTAACCTTGAAGAGCAAAATGGGCTTCCCGAACCAAAAAGATGGAGCGATCTCCTTAAGCCCGAATACGAAGGGAAGGTTTCACTCCCCGTTGGTGACTTCGACCTGTTCAACGCCATCCTGCTCAACATATACAAGGAGCACGGCGAAGAAGGGGTACACGCCCTCGGTAGAAGCATGGTTAGCTCCATGCACCCGGCGGAGATGGTCAAAAATGCCGGCAGAAAGACAGAGGAGAAGCCCTTTATCACAATCATGCCCTATTTCTTCACCAAGATGCTCATGGGCGTTAAATCGAAGAAGGTTGTTTTCCCCGAAGACGGCGCAATCGTAAGCCCCATCTTTATGCTCACAAGGGATAAAGAGGACCTTAAGCCCTTGGCAGATGCAGTATTCAGCAAAGAGATCGGGGAGATCCTCTCCCACAGGGGCCTCTTCCCCTCGCTGAGTGAAGAGGTTGACAACCGCCTCCCCGAGGATGCACGATTTAAGTGGATCGGCTGGGACTACATACTCGAAAACGACACCGATGCAGTAATCGACAGGGCTATGGAAGCCTTCAACCGAACAGTAGGAGCAGCATAA
- a CDS encoding TRAP transporter permease yields MYNNLNKIEKIIFDAASLFLVIFYSYSALISPAATQYHRGVYVFVTYILVFLMYKSKNRIMRVFDYVLIAGSMGSIGYWMANFEALNYRAGSETAADLWISVLGVLIGIEVARRAVGFVFVIIGTFMLIYGVFGAYFPGDLAHPGGDFLYICSIAFLKNDGVFGIMANVLATYVLLFVIFGAFLERSGAQKFFIDLPLAAVGHKTGGPAKVAVVASALFGSISGSAIANTVSTGAFTIPLMKRAGFKPHVAGAVEPAASIGGMFMPPIMGAGGFIMSELTQIPYQKIMLVAIFPAMMYFFSVFVMVHFEAKVQNIKGEKTAETPWSIIKTGWYYALPLVIITVLMIIGYDAGFAAVVGIGTCIVISWFDRETRIDHVGFLQASRRGTESSLKIGATVGIIGIIISMLTFSGLILTFADIVIKLAGGSLFLTILLIALASLVLGMGVPVTAAYLITAVVAVPALTHLGVNLIAAHMIVYWLSQDSNITPPVCIAAFAGATIAEAHMWKTAFNAFKFAKFLYLAPFLFGYVPEFTLNGSTMDIVKVFIVIAIGTFLYSYFLSFAWYSQIRNKFSKA; encoded by the coding sequence GTGTACAATAATCTAAACAAAATCGAAAAGATTATTTTTGATGCCGCTTCGCTATTTCTTGTAATATTCTATTCCTATTCTGCGCTCATTAGTCCGGCGGCAACCCAATATCATAGAGGTGTGTACGTATTCGTTACCTACATACTCGTTTTTCTAATGTATAAATCAAAAAACAGGATCATGCGTGTTTTCGATTACGTTCTCATAGCCGGCTCCATGGGCTCCATAGGCTACTGGATGGCAAACTTCGAGGCGCTGAACTACCGTGCGGGCTCGGAGACAGCAGCGGACTTATGGATATCTGTTCTCGGCGTTCTCATCGGTATCGAGGTAGCCAGACGTGCTGTGGGTTTTGTCTTTGTAATCATCGGAACATTCATGCTTATATACGGCGTTTTCGGGGCATACTTTCCAGGCGATCTCGCCCATCCAGGGGGGGATTTCCTCTACATATGCTCCATTGCGTTCCTTAAGAACGACGGGGTTTTCGGCATCATGGCAAACGTTCTTGCCACCTATGTTCTCCTCTTCGTAATCTTCGGTGCCTTCCTTGAGCGTTCGGGGGCACAAAAATTCTTCATCGATCTCCCCCTTGCGGCTGTGGGGCATAAAACGGGTGGACCCGCCAAGGTTGCCGTTGTTGCCAGCGCACTCTTCGGTTCCATATCGGGCAGCGCCATCGCAAACACCGTGTCAACGGGTGCCTTCACCATCCCTCTTATGAAAAGGGCAGGATTCAAGCCCCATGTGGCCGGTGCTGTGGAGCCTGCGGCTTCCATCGGCGGGATGTTCATGCCTCCTATTATGGGTGCCGGCGGCTTCATCATGTCCGAGTTAACCCAGATCCCCTATCAGAAGATCATGCTTGTGGCGATATTCCCCGCAATGATGTATTTCTTCAGCGTTTTCGTCATGGTGCATTTCGAAGCTAAAGTACAGAATATCAAGGGTGAAAAGACTGCCGAGACACCGTGGTCTATTATAAAAACAGGTTGGTACTACGCCCTCCCCCTCGTGATAATAACCGTCCTTATGATAATCGGCTACGATGCCGGCTTCGCCGCCGTTGTGGGTATAGGCACATGTATCGTGATAAGCTGGTTCGACCGTGAAACGAGGATAGACCATGTCGGCTTCCTACAGGCTTCAAGAAGGGGAACGGAATCGAGCCTCAAGATCGGTGCAACCGTGGGGATTATCGGCATAATCATCTCCATGCTCACTTTCAGCGGCCTTATCCTCACCTTTGCTGATATTGTTATCAAGCTGGCAGGGGGAAGCCTGTTCCTTACAATACTGCTTATCGCTCTGGCATCCCTTGTTCTCGGCATGGGTGTACCCGTTACAGCGGCGTATCTCATCACAGCGGTGGTGGCTGTGCCTGCGCTAACCCATCTGGGCGTTAATCTTATTGCCGCTCATATGATCGTGTATTGGCTGAGTCAGGACAGCAATATTACGCCCCCTGTTTGTATCGCAGCCTTTGCAGGGGCGACAATTGCTGAGGCCCATATGTGGAAGACAGCCTTTAACGCCTTCAAATTTGCAAAGTTCCTCTATCTGGCCCCCTTCCTCTTCGGCTATGTTCCGGAATTCACCCTGAACGGCTCAACGATGGATATAGTTAAGGTATTTATTGTTATCGCAATAGGTACATTCCTCTATTCATACTTCCTGAGCTTTGCATGGTATTCCCAGATCAGAAACAAGTTCTCCAAAGCCTAA
- a CDS encoding ATP-binding cassette domain-containing protein, producing MNAERLNINEHPYIADFLEGFGLRIEDKDTTAEEIFNALTEQELEDLGLEQESFFASLNEYVKDIEELSRDEGFRVDSITLIGGHDKSGTPEDVNLTINKGEIICIVGPTGSGKSRLLADIEWLADSDTPTGRGILVNGEKPDKSLRFSLEHKLVAQLSQNMNFVMDLTAEEFVQMHAESRLVENPAEKTAYIIEKANELAGETFTPDTPVTSLSGGQSRALMIADTAFLSLSPVVLIDEIENAGIDRKKAMDLLVQEEKIVLMATHDPILALMGSKRIVIRNGGIAEVIETTDEELESLTYLRKLDDLLLEMRNTLRTGGKLKPSKESFSIDI from the coding sequence ATGAATGCAGAACGACTTAATATAAATGAACACCCATATATAGCAGACTTCCTCGAAGGGTTCGGTCTGCGGATAGAGGATAAGGATACCACAGCAGAGGAGATCTTCAACGCCCTCACAGAGCAGGAACTTGAGGATCTCGGTCTTGAGCAGGAGAGCTTCTTCGCATCCCTTAACGAATATGTAAAGGATATCGAGGAATTGAGCAGGGATGAGGGTTTCCGTGTGGACAGCATCACCCTTATCGGCGGCCACGACAAGAGCGGAACGCCGGAGGATGTTAACCTAACCATAAATAAAGGGGAGATCATCTGCATCGTCGGCCCCACAGGATCCGGAAAGAGCCGCCTCCTCGCAGATATAGAATGGCTTGCGGACAGCGACACCCCCACAGGAAGAGGCATCCTTGTTAACGGTGAAAAACCGGATAAGTCCCTCCGCTTCTCCCTTGAGCATAAACTTGTGGCCCAACTGTCCCAGAACATGAACTTCGTCATGGACCTTACCGCAGAGGAGTTCGTGCAGATGCATGCAGAGAGCCGCCTGGTAGAGAACCCGGCGGAGAAAACAGCATATATTATTGAGAAGGCAAACGAACTTGCGGGTGAAACCTTTACACCGGACACCCCCGTAACCTCACTCAGCGGCGGACAGTCCAGAGCCCTCATGATAGCAGATACTGCCTTTCTCAGCCTCTCCCCCGTTGTTCTCATTGACGAGATCGAGAATGCAGGCATCGACCGCAAAAAGGCTATGGATCTCCTTGTTCAGGAGGAAAAGATCGTTCTAATGGCCACCCACGACCCGATCCTTGCACTCATGGGCTCAAAACGGATCGTTATCCGTAACGGAGGTATAGCCGAGGTGATTGAAACCACCGATGAGGAGCTGGAGAGCCTAACATACCTCAGAAAATTGGATGACCTTCTCCTGGAGATGAGAAACACCCTCAGAACGGGGGGCAAACTCAAACCCAGTAAAGAATCATTCTCCATTGACATATAG
- a CDS encoding 50S ribosomal protein L11 methyltransferase has protein sequence MNEYRFFDDNEELVNLLEDDGLAVIEEDFKDGRSFVVYAGKDLSAVFERFGARYEAKDVDDTGWDEKWKEYLRPGMLTESIGYYFDEKDRPEGLGILINPALAFGTGTHPTTRIAASLAEPVVKGKTVLDAGCGSGILAIAASICGADKVYAFDIDPQAIPNALENIERNGVKNSEVWAGTLEGFRGEADVIIANIISSVLLSINDEITSRKPEFIIYSGILVSEMEEFLSKADLSGYELEERVTINEWTGARFRLCSQ, from the coding sequence ATGAATGAATACAGATTTTTCGATGATAATGAAGAGCTTGTCAACCTTCTGGAGGATGACGGTCTGGCGGTTATTGAGGAGGACTTCAAGGATGGACGCAGTTTTGTCGTTTATGCAGGGAAGGATCTCTCCGCCGTTTTTGAACGTTTCGGAGCCCGTTACGAGGCGAAGGATGTGGATGACACCGGCTGGGACGAGAAGTGGAAGGAGTATCTCCGTCCCGGTATGCTCACGGAGAGTATAGGCTATTACTTCGATGAGAAGGACAGACCGGAGGGGCTTGGTATACTGATAAATCCGGCACTCGCTTTCGGTACGGGAACCCATCCTACAACACGCATAGCTGCAAGCCTTGCGGAGCCTGTTGTGAAGGGGAAAACCGTTCTGGATGCAGGATGCGGAAGCGGGATTCTCGCCATAGCCGCTTCGATCTGCGGTGCGGATAAGGTGTACGCCTTTGATATCGATCCCCAGGCGATACCGAACGCCCTTGAGAATATCGAGAGAAACGGTGTTAAAAACTCCGAGGTGTGGGCCGGAACCTTAGAGGGGTTTAGAGGGGAGGCCGATGTTATTATCGCAAACATCATAAGCTCTGTCCTTTTGAGCATCAACGATGAGATAACCTCACGTAAGCCTGAGTTTATAATATATTCGGGCATCCTTGTATCCGAGATGGAGGAGTTTCTTTCAAAGGCGGATCTTTCTGGATATGAGCTGGAGGAGCGGGTTACCATCAACGAATGGACCGGAGCGAGGTTCAGGCTATGCTCGCAGTAA
- a CDS encoding TAXI family TRAP transporter solute-binding subunit has translation MFKRFFTAAVMIAALCTALVAVPQVSSAAVYKFSGGPSGGTFMYYANGISQYAKNMGFKVLASASNGSVENVRLVNGNRAQFAVAYSGDTYLARNGKLKGDNSKYEDVMALGYFYGAPAHLIVRANSDINTPQDLEGKRVGVGGAGSGAAANAERFFGVLGLWDKMKPQFIGYRNAAAAFKNKQLDAFWVFAGYPNSSVIEAALQTKVKILDIYDVAQSGGVLDEYPFLAKVTIPAGTYKGQTEPVQTFQGNAIWIANKDVPADVVYDMVKAVYSEKGMEHMISIHKSAKAMSVEGGLTGIVTPLHPGAEKFWKEVGVLK, from the coding sequence ATGTTTAAAAGGTTTTTTACAGCGGCTGTTATGATTGCTGCGCTCTGCACAGCACTTGTTGCGGTACCTCAGGTTTCTTCTGCTGCGGTTTACAAGTTTTCCGGAGGTCCCTCCGGCGGTACTTTCATGTACTATGCAAACGGTATTTCCCAGTATGCCAAGAACATGGGCTTCAAAGTACTTGCGAGCGCATCCAACGGTTCCGTTGAGAATGTGAGGCTTGTTAACGGAAACAGGGCTCAGTTCGCTGTTGCATACTCCGGCGATACATACCTTGCCAGAAACGGCAAACTTAAGGGTGATAACTCCAAATACGAAGATGTTATGGCTCTCGGATACTTCTACGGCGCACCCGCCCATCTTATCGTAAGAGCCAATTCCGATATAAATACTCCCCAGGATCTTGAAGGCAAGAGAGTTGGTGTCGGCGGTGCAGGATCCGGTGCTGCGGCTAACGCTGAGCGTTTCTTCGGCGTTCTCGGACTCTGGGACAAGATGAAGCCCCAGTTCATCGGCTACCGCAACGCTGCGGCTGCTTTCAAAAACAAGCAGCTCGACGCTTTCTGGGTTTTCGCCGGATATCCCAACTCCTCCGTTATAGAAGCGGCTCTTCAAACCAAGGTAAAAATCCTTGACATCTATGACGTAGCACAGAGTGGCGGCGTTCTTGACGAGTACCCTTTCCTTGCAAAGGTTACCATCCCCGCAGGAACCTACAAAGGCCAGACAGAGCCCGTTCAGACCTTCCAGGGTAACGCAATCTGGATAGCCAACAAAGACGTTCCCGCAGATGTTGTATACGACATGGTTAAGGCCGTTTACAGCGAGAAGGGAATGGAGCACATGATCTCCATCCACAAGTCCGCTAAGGCTATGAGCGTTGAAGGCGGTCTTACAGGTATAGTTACCCCCCTTCACCCCGGTGCTGAGAAGTTCTGGAAAGAAGTGGGCGTACTTAAGTAA
- a CDS encoding pseudouridine synthase, translating into MRLSAKCAELFDFSRRRGKEFIKEGKISVNGKTVRKDIEIEGDEDIRAELDYRSEGNPAGEFIIKQNEQTLFLYKPPFMHTERHTPEDPPVLEDLVPEGYTLISRLDYETDGVIAAVRSGLSPKHIHKRYIAFVGGSFPTSLVMENRIDARKRRKVKVLDENGGNRTFFSLKDSHDGFSLISAELAHASRHQLRAYLAHVGFPILGDKLYGGADFPRMMLHCAYTEIDRDCADSSKEADFIEYFKTRAMI; encoded by the coding sequence GTGAGACTATCCGCAAAATGTGCAGAGCTCTTCGATTTCTCCCGCCGGAGGGGAAAGGAGTTCATCAAAGAGGGGAAGATTTCCGTTAACGGGAAGACCGTAAGAAAGGATATCGAGATAGAAGGGGATGAGGATATCCGGGCAGAGCTCGACTATCGCAGTGAAGGAAACCCCGCAGGGGAGTTCATCATTAAGCAGAATGAGCAGACGCTCTTCCTCTATAAGCCACCATTCATGCACACAGAAAGACATACCCCGGAGGATCCTCCGGTTCTGGAGGATCTGGTCCCTGAGGGATACACGCTCATCAGTAGACTCGATTACGAAACGGACGGAGTCATAGCCGCAGTCAGAAGCGGCCTGAGCCCGAAACATATCCATAAGAGATACATAGCCTTCGTAGGAGGAAGCTTCCCAACCTCACTGGTTATGGAAAACAGGATCGATGCCCGTAAGCGAAGGAAGGTAAAGGTCCTTGATGAGAACGGGGGGAACAGAACGTTTTTCTCGTTGAAAGACTCCCATGATGGCTTCTCACTAATCAGTGCAGAGCTTGCCCACGCCTCGAGGCATCAACTGAGAGCCTATCTCGCCCATGTGGGCTTCCCCATACTTGGTGATAAGCTCTACGGCGGCGCAGATTTTCCCCGTATGATGCTCCACTGCGCATACACAGAGATAGACAGAGATTGTGCAGACTCGTCAAAAGAAGCTGATTTTATTGAATATTTCAAAACCAGAGCTATGATTTAA
- a CDS encoding sensor histidine kinase, which translates to MYSAGNTHFASPDRSTKQEIEKSFNQIMEMPFFRELMDNLSETVVILDENRQIVFANKQLLRLLGFETHNLILGMRPGEALECRNAVDDKDNPCCGTTERCKECGAVKAILTAQTGAYGNEECRILTEKGTAMDLLITTKPLNVNDRYYTFFTATDISDKKRKAVLERMFFHDAINLAGVVLGMSELLKDDEEIKDGELVSIIYDSANALVDEINSYKLLTRAENNDLDLNISELNSFDVIRELASFYSKHKVCFNKRLNLDLSSEQIILESDKTILRRILGNMIKNALEASLEGEDVSICSSLGEDGKSVIFSVHNKGVIPKKAQTQIFQRSFTTKGNGRGVGTYSMKLLTEKYLKGRVSFTSGEDNGTTFYAEFPIQNTCTLQKRS; encoded by the coding sequence ATGTATTCAGCAGGAAACACCCATTTTGCTTCACCAGACCGAAGCACGAAGCAGGAAATCGAGAAGAGCTTTAATCAGATAATGGAGATGCCTTTCTTCCGAGAGCTGATGGATAATCTGTCCGAAACTGTTGTTATCCTTGACGAAAACAGACAGATAGTCTTTGCAAATAAACAGCTTCTGCGTCTGCTCGGGTTCGAAACCCATAACCTTATCCTGGGGATGCGCCCGGGCGAGGCTCTGGAGTGCAGGAACGCCGTTGACGACAAGGACAACCCATGCTGCGGAACAACGGAGCGGTGCAAGGAGTGCGGCGCAGTTAAGGCTATACTCACAGCCCAGACAGGGGCTTACGGTAACGAGGAATGCCGTATACTCACAGAGAAGGGAACGGCTATGGATCTCCTCATAACCACCAAGCCCCTTAACGTTAATGACCGCTACTACACATTCTTCACAGCAACTGACATCAGCGATAAAAAACGCAAAGCGGTTCTTGAGCGCATGTTCTTCCATGATGCTATTAACCTGGCCGGCGTTGTCCTCGGAATGAGCGAGCTGCTTAAGGATGATGAAGAGATTAAAGACGGTGAGTTGGTAAGTATTATATACGACTCCGCAAACGCCCTTGTGGATGAGATAAACAGCTATAAACTACTGACACGTGCTGAAAACAATGATCTGGATCTTAATATCAGCGAGCTGAACTCCTTTGATGTGATAAGAGAGCTCGCCTCCTTCTATTCGAAACACAAGGTATGCTTCAATAAGCGGCTCAACCTGGATCTTTCCTCCGAGCAGATTATACTTGAGAGTGATAAGACCATTTTAAGGCGGATACTCGGCAATATGATAAAGAATGCCCTCGAAGCAAGCCTCGAAGGCGAAGATGTAAGCATCTGCTCCTCCCTTGGCGAGGACGGAAAGAGCGTCATATTCTCTGTACATAACAAAGGAGTCATCCCCAAAAAGGCCCAAACTCAGATATTTCAACGCTCCTTCACCACTAAAGGGAATGGACGTGGTGTTGGTACTTACAGTATGAAACTTCTAACGGAGAAGTATCTCAAAGGAAGGGTCAGCTTCACATCAGGCGAAGACAACGGAACCACCTTCTATGCGGAGTTCCCCATACAAAACACCTGCACCCTCCAAAAGCGTTCCTGA
- a CDS encoding RsmE family RNA methyltransferase, with the protein MKRIYIDEDPSGSVQLPDDIHHYLKNVLRAKEGEPLGILTPTSFCEGVLERMENRKSFISITSKRPVVKPGYRLSVYQCALKREYMDFAVEKYAELGATEIIPVYSSRSLRELKDKTLARFGDISLKAVLQSENEHLPVIHEPCRIEDIEADNADRLLFYEREGESRGLGLTSRDVAMIIGPEGGFEPEEAEMLKGKGFRSVSPFKPILKAETAAVVFTGLVRMELE; encoded by the coding sequence ATGAAAAGGATATACATTGATGAAGATCCTTCGGGAAGCGTCCAGCTCCCCGATGATATACACCACTACCTTAAGAATGTTCTTAGAGCAAAGGAGGGGGAGCCCCTTGGCATACTTACCCCTACCAGTTTCTGCGAGGGTGTGCTTGAGCGTATGGAGAACCGTAAATCCTTCATATCGATAACCTCTAAACGCCCAGTAGTTAAGCCTGGATACCGTTTATCTGTATATCAATGCGCCCTTAAGCGGGAGTATATGGATTTCGCCGTTGAGAAGTATGCGGAGCTGGGAGCAACGGAGATTATTCCAGTTTACAGCTCACGAAGCCTTCGGGAGCTAAAGGATAAAACCCTCGCACGTTTCGGTGATATAAGCCTTAAGGCCGTTTTGCAGAGTGAGAACGAGCACCTCCCCGTAATCCATGAGCCGTGCCGTATCGAAGATATCGAAGCGGATAATGCAGACAGGCTCCTCTTCTATGAAAGGGAAGGGGAGAGCAGGGGGCTCGGGCTTACATCCCGCGATGTGGCCATGATTATCGGTCCGGAAGGGGGCTTTGAACCTGAGGAGGCGGAAATGCTTAAGGGGAAGGGTTTTCGATCCGTATCCCCCTTTAAGCCTATCCTTAAGGCGGAGACCGCCGCCGTTGTATTCACCGGTCTGGTGAGGATGGAGCTGGAATGA